The Helicobacter pylori genome includes a window with the following:
- the pgbA gene encoding plasminogen-binding protein PgbA: MLRLLMGLLLMSFISLQSASWQEPLRVSIEFVDLPKKIIRFPAHDLQVGEFGFVVTKLSDYEIVNSEVVIIAVENGVATAKFRAFESMKQTHLPTPRMVARKGDLVYFRQFNNQAFLIAPNDEIYEQIRATNTDINFISSDLLVTFLNGFDPKIANLRKACNVYSVGVVYIVTTNTLNILSCESFEILEKRELDTSGVTKTSTPFFSRVEGIDAGTLGKLFSGSQSKNYFAYYDALVKKEKRKEVRIKKREEKVDAREIKREINQEAIKEPKKANQGTENAPTLEEKNYQKAERKLDVKEERRYLRDERKKAKATKKATEFEEREKEHDERDEQETEGRRKALEMDKGNEKVNAKENERETKQGAIKEPSNENNATQQGENKNAPKENNASKEEKKPNSKEEKRRLKEEKKKAKAEQRAREFEQRAKEHQERDEKELEERRKALEAGKK; the protein is encoded by the coding sequence ATGTTAAGGCTTTTGATGGGACTTCTTTTAATGAGTTTTATAAGCTTGCAATCAGCCTCTTGGCAAGAACCCTTAAGAGTGAGTATAGAATTTGTGGATTTGCCTAAAAAAATCATTCGTTTTCCTGCTCATGATTTGCAAGTGGGGGAGTTTGGTTTTGTCGTTACTAAACTTTCAGATTATGAAATCGTTAATTCTGAAGTGGTCATTATTGCCGTTGAAAATGGCGTCGCAACGGCTAAATTCAGAGCGTTTGAGTCAATGAAACAAACCCATTTGCCCACTCCAAGAATGGTCGCTAGAAAGGGCGATTTGGTCTATTTTAGGCAATTCAACAACCAAGCGTTTTTAATCGCTCCTAATGATGAAATCTATGAGCAAATCAGAGCGACTAATACCGATATTAATTTTATTAGTTCTGATTTGTTGGTGACTTTTTTGAACGGGTTTGACCCAAAAATCGCTAATTTAAGAAAAGCGTGCAATGTTTATAGCGTGGGGGTGGTTTATATTGTAACCACCAACACGCTCAATATTTTAAGCTGTGAGAGTTTTGAAATTTTAGAAAAAAGAGAGCTGGATACAAGCGGTGTTACTAAAACTTCTACGCCGTTTTTTTCTAGGGTTGAGGGCATTGATGCAGGCACGCTAGGGAAACTTTTTTCAGGCAGTCAATCTAAAAATTACTTCGCTTACTATGACGCTTTAGTGAAAAAAGAAAAACGCAAAGAAGTAAGGATTAAAAAGAGAGAAGAAAAGGTTGATGCTAGAGAAATTAAACGAGAAATCAATCAAGAAGCCATTAAAGAGCCTAAAAAAGCCAATCAAGGCACAGAAAACGCTCCTACTTTAGAAGAGAAAAACTACCAAAAAGCAGAGCGCAAACTTGATGTTAAAGAAGAAAGGCGCTATTTAAGAGATGAAAGGAAAAAAGCCAAAGCCACCAAAAAGGCTACGGAATTTGAAGAAAGAGAAAAAGAGCATGATGAAAGGGATGAACAAGAGACTGAAGGAAGAAGAAAAGCTTTAGAAATGGATAAAGGCAATGAAAAAGTCAATGCCAAAGAAAATGAGCGAGAAACCAAGCAAGGAGCCATTAAAGAGCCAAGTAATGAAAATAACGCCACCCAACAAGGCGAAAACAAAAACGCTCCTAAAGAGAACAACGCTTCTAAAGAAGAGAAAAAACCAAATTCTAAAGAAGAAAAACGCCGCTTGAAAGAAGAAAAGAAAAAAGCCAAAGCCGAACAAAGAGCGAGAGAATTTGAACAAAGAGCGAAAGAGCATCAAGAAAGAGATGAAAAAGAGCTTGAAGAGCGAAGAAAGGCACTAGAAGCGGGTAAAAAATAG
- a CDS encoding NUDIX hydrolase, whose amino-acid sequence MSYFKNAFNQKSLIDDSSVYLEPCSSSNFIELKRMHYNEENTKKTWDIIKSLDSVAVLLYEKESDCFVIVKQFRPAIYARHFHFKRDQDQNIDGYTYELCAGLVDKAHKTLEEIACEEALEECGYQISPKNLETIGQFYSATGLSGSLQTLYYAEVHKNLRVSKGGGIDTEKIEVLFLERSKALDFIMDFQYAKTTGLSLAILWHLKKFKNV is encoded by the coding sequence ATGTCTTATTTTAAAAATGCTTTCAATCAAAAATCTTTAATAGATGATTCTAGTGTGTATTTAGAGCCTTGTTCTAGCTCTAATTTCATAGAATTAAAACGCATGCATTATAATGAAGAGAATACTAAGAAAACATGGGATATTATTAAGTCTTTAGACAGCGTGGCGGTTTTACTCTATGAAAAAGAATCCGATTGTTTTGTGATTGTGAAACAATTCCGCCCAGCCATTTATGCGCGCCATTTTCATTTTAAGCGCGATCAGGATCAAAATATTGACGGATACACTTATGAATTGTGTGCAGGGCTTGTGGATAAGGCTCATAAGACTTTAGAAGAAATCGCTTGCGAAGAAGCGCTAGAAGAATGCGGTTATCAGATCAGCCCTAAAAATTTAGAAACAATAGGCCAATTTTATAGTGCGACTGGGTTGAGCGGGAGTTTGCAAACGCTCTATTACGCTGAAGTGCATAAGAATTTGAGGGTTTCAAAGGGTGGGGGGATTGATACCGAAAAGATTGAAGTGCTGTTTTTAGAGCGATCAAAAGCTCTTGATTTTATAATGGATTTTCAATACGCTAAAACCACCGGATTGTCTTTAGCCATTTTGTGGCATTTAAAAAAGTTTAAAAATGTTTAA
- the csd3 gene encoding peptidoglycan DD-metalloendopeptidase Csd3, whose protein sequence is MVFFHKKIILNFIYSLMVAFLSHGVLLKADEMAKKQTLLVGERLVWDKLTLLGFLEKNHIPQKLYYNLSSQDKELSAEIQSNVTYYTLRDANNTLIQALIPISQDLQIHIYKKGEDYFLDFIPIIFTRKEKTLLLSLQTSPYQDIIKATNDPLLANQLINAYKKSVPFKRLAKNDKIAIVYTRDYRVGQAFGQPTIKMAMVSSHSNQYYLFSHSNGRYYDSKAQEVAGFLLETPVKYTRISSPFSYGRFHPVLKVRRPHYGVDYAAKHGSLIHSASDGRVGFIGVKVGYGSVVEIHLNELRLVYAHMSAFAKGLKKGSFVRKGQIIGRVGSTGFSTGPHLHFGVYKNSRPINPLGYIRTAKSKLHGKQREVFLEKAQHSKQKLEELLKTHSFEKNSFYLLEGF, encoded by the coding sequence ATGGTATTTTTTCATAAGAAAATTATTTTAAATTTTATCTATTCTTTAATGGTTGCTTTTTTATCCCATGGGGTTCTTTTAAAAGCCGATGAAATGGCTAAAAAGCAAACTTTATTGGTGGGTGAAAGGCTTGTGTGGGATAAGCTCACGCTGTTAGGGTTTTTAGAAAAAAACCATATCCCCCAAAAACTCTACTACAACCTGAGCTCTCAAGATAAAGAATTGAGCGCTGAAATCCAAAGCAATGTTACCTACTATACCTTAAGAGATGCTAACAACACGCTCATTCAAGCCCTTATCCCTATAAGCCAGGATTTGCAAATCCATATTTACAAAAAAGGGGAGGATTATTTTTTAGACTTTATCCCTATTATTTTCACTCGTAAAGAAAAAACTTTGCTTCTTTCTTTACAAACTTCGCCCTATCAAGATATTATCAAAGCCACCAATGACCCCCTTTTAGCCAACCAATTGATAAACGCGTATAAAAAAAGCGTGCCTTTTAAACGCCTAGCAAAAAACGATAAAATCGCTATCGTTTATACAAGAGATTATCGCGTGGGGCAAGCGTTTGGCCAACCGACTATCAAAATGGCGATGGTCAGCTCTCACTCTAACCAATACTATCTTTTTTCCCATTCAAACGGGCGCTATTACGATTCAAAGGCGCAAGAAGTGGCAGGGTTTTTATTAGAAACCCCGGTGAAATACACCCGCATTTCTTCGCCTTTTTCGTATGGGAGGTTCCATCCTGTCTTAAAAGTCAGACGGCCTCATTACGGCGTGGATTATGCGGCTAAACATGGCAGTTTGATCCATTCTGCTTCAGATGGTCGTGTGGGTTTTATAGGGGTTAAGGTGGGGTATGGGAGTGTGGTTGAAATCCATTTGAATGAATTGCGTTTGGTGTATGCCCACATGAGCGCGTTTGCTAAGGGGTTAAAAAAAGGATCATTCGTTAGAAAAGGGCAAATCATAGGAAGAGTGGGAAGCACGGGTTTTAGCACCGGGCCGCATTTGCATTTTGGCGTGTATAAAAACTCCCGCCCCATTAATCCTTTAGGCTATATCCGCACCGCTAAAAGCAAATTACACGGCAAGCAAAGAGAGGTTTTTTTAGAAAAAGCTCAGCATTCTAAGCAAAAATTAGAAGAACTTTTGAAAACCCATTCTTTTGAAAAAAATTCATTTTATCTTTTAGAGGGGTTTTAA
- a CDS encoding R.Pab1 family restriction endonuclease produces the protein MSLIRIDDSKKVIEVSIPLTSISGKVRVKIRHAFSDYGISTATRKIPFSLKHYVEWQIGYDVPIKDKEKFELTALKDEKYYFLGANNKVKTLYELSEMIYYAKQLGLISLENLENTLKYLEKQKQFIEDNFMITRERFRSHQFGGMDFELSRISYPLLIHSFNDNQLSEIVIREQQYGSKTQAMLYFCFSILELKTATPLLNRTATLKEHALLIIHKTNAPMFLKMLKIFGLLSQAHHDDVLKILEKILQN, from the coding sequence GTGAGTTTGATTAGGATTGATGATAGTAAAAAAGTAATTGAGGTTTCTATTCCTTTAACTTCAATTTCAGGCAAAGTGCGTGTGAAAATCAGGCATGCCTTTAGCGATTATGGTATTTCAACAGCGACTAGAAAAATCCCTTTCAGTTTAAAACATTATGTAGAGTGGCAAATCGGTTATGATGTCCCCATTAAAGATAAAGAAAAATTTGAACTCACTGCTTTAAAAGATGAAAAATATTATTTTTTAGGGGCTAATAATAAAGTAAAAACTCTTTATGAATTGAGCGAAATGATTTATTACGCTAAGCAATTAGGGTTAATCAGTTTAGAAAATTTAGAAAATACTTTAAAATATTTAGAAAAACAAAAACAATTTATAGAAGATAATTTTATGATTACAAGAGAAAGATTTAGATCGCATCAATTTGGTGGCATGGATTTTGAACTTTCACGCATTTCTTATCCTTTACTCATTCATTCTTTTAATGATAATCAGTTGAGTGAGATTGTTATTAGAGAACAACAATATGGCTCTAAAACCCAAGCCATGCTGTATTTTTGCTTTTCTATTTTGGAATTAAAAACCGCTACCCCCTTATTAAACAGAACGGCTACACTCAAAGAACATGCTCTTTTGATTATCCATAAAACCAACGCTCCCATGTTTTTAAAAATGCTTAAAATTTTTGGACTTTTAAGCCAAGCGCACCATGACGATGTGTTAAAGATTTTAGAAAAAATACTTCAAAATTAA
- a CDS encoding adenine methyltransferase, with the protein MNLGAYYTPPYLVDCAYKLLKKHVGIENYTLLDTACGNKEFLKLHHPKKIGADIDPKCGALMINALANPKRENYGISQDEPLIVVGNPPYNDRTSFIKQDIKNKDFIFEIDNDLKSRDLGISFLKSFAILKPAFICVLHPLSYLIKEANFKQLKLFKDHYRLLDALVVSSKHFTKSNEFPIVIALYEQGRMDYADIRRFVFQTDYDTTLCLNDFDYIANYVDKYPNAQRVSECVGYFFPMRDINALKRNKTFLNAPSENAVRISQDKLIYYQYIHYFKEIAPKIPYYFGNLDIIIDHFAFLKIKDAFLKDKRVRLEYFKKLFQGHPCEFD; encoded by the coding sequence GTGAATTTAGGGGCTTACTACACGCCCCCTTATTTAGTGGATTGCGCTTACAAGCTTTTAAAAAAGCATGTTGGTATTGAAAACTACACGCTTTTAGACACCGCATGTGGCAATAAAGAGTTTTTAAAACTCCACCACCCTAAAAAAATAGGAGCGGATATTGACCCTAAGTGTGGTGCTTTAATGATAAACGCTTTAGCCAATCCTAAAAGAGAAAATTATGGCATTAGCCAAGATGAGCCTTTAATCGTCGTGGGAAATCCCCCCTATAACGATAGAACTTCTTTTATCAAACAAGATATTAAAAATAAAGATTTCATTTTTGAGATAGACAACGATTTGAAATCTAGGGATTTAGGGATAAGTTTTTTAAAATCTTTTGCAATTTTAAAGCCGGCGTTTATTTGCGTGTTACACCCTTTATCTTACCTCATCAAAGAAGCTAATTTTAAGCAATTAAAGCTATTTAAGGATCATTACAGGCTTTTAGACGCTTTGGTTGTTTCTTCCAAACATTTCACTAAAAGTAACGAGTTTCCTATCGTGATAGCCCTATATGAGCAAGGGCGAATGGACTATGCAGATATTAGGCGTTTTGTTTTCCAAACGGATTATGACACAACGCTATGTTTAAACGATTTTGATTATATAGCCAATTATGTGGATAAATACCCTAACGCTCAAAGAGTCAGTGAATGCGTGGGCTATTTTTTCCCCATGCGAGATATTAACGCTCTCAAACGCAACAAAACTTTTTTAAACGCACCAAGCGAAAATGCGGTGCGAATCAGTCAAGATAAATTGATTTATTACCAATATATCCATTATTTTAAGGAAATCGCTCCTAAAATCCCTTATTATTTTGGTAATTTAGATATTATTATCGATCATTTTGCTTTTTTAAAAATTAAAGACGCTTTTTTAAAAGATAAAAGAGTGCGTTTAGAATATTTTAAAAAATTGTTTCAAGGACACCCTTGTGAGTTTGATTAG
- the gyrB gene encoding DNA topoisomerase (ATP-hydrolyzing) subunit B, whose translation MQSYQSHSIKVLKGLEGVRKRPGMYIGDTNVGGLHHMVYEVVDNAVDESMAGFCDTINITLTGEGSCIVEDNGRGIPVDIHPTEKIPACTVVLTILHAGGKFDNDTYKVSGGLHGVGVSVVNALSKRLIMTIKKEGQIYRQEFQKGIPISELEIIGKTKSIKESGTTIEFFPDESVMEVVEFQAGILQKRFKEMAYLNDGLKISFKEEKTQLQETYFYEDGLKQFVKDSAKKELLTPIISFKSMDEETRTSIEVALAYADDYNENTLSFVNNIKTSEGGTHEAGFKMGLSKAILQYIDNNIKTKESRPISEDIKEGLIAVVSLKMSEPLFEGQTKSKLGSSYARALVSKLVYDKIHQFLEENPNEAKIIANKALLAAKAREASKKARELTRKKDNLSVGTLPGKLADCQSKDPLESEIFLVEGDSAGGSAKQGRDRAFQAILPLKGKILNVEKSHLSKILKSEEIKNMITAFGCGIQESFDIERLRYHKIIIMTDADVDGSHIQTLLMTFFYRYLRPLIEQGHVYIAQAPLYKYKKGKTEIYLKDGVALDHFLIEHGINSVDIEGIGKNDLMGLLKVARHYRYALLELEKRYNLLEILRFLIETKDALSLDMKVLEKSILEKLEGLNYQILRSFATEESLNLHAQTPKGLVEFNLDDNLFKEVLFEEANYTYQKLMEYNLDFLENKDILAFLEEVENHAKKGANIQRYKGLGEMNPNDLWETTMHKENRSLIKLKIEDLEKTDAVFSLCMGDEVEPRRAFIQAHAKDVKQLDV comes from the coding sequence ATGCAAAGTTACCAGAGCCATAGTATCAAGGTTTTAAAAGGCTTAGAGGGGGTTAGGAAACGCCCTGGAATGTATATTGGCGATACCAATGTGGGTGGGTTGCACCACATGGTGTATGAAGTCGTGGATAACGCTGTAGATGAGAGCATGGCGGGTTTTTGCGATACGATTAATATCACTTTGACTGGTGAGGGTTCATGCATTGTAGAAGATAACGGGCGAGGCATTCCTGTAGATATTCACCCCACGGAAAAAATCCCCGCTTGCACCGTGGTTTTAACGATTTTGCATGCGGGGGGCAAGTTTGATAACGATACTTATAAAGTTTCAGGCGGTTTGCATGGCGTGGGCGTTTCGGTTGTGAACGCTTTAAGCAAACGCTTGATTATGACCATTAAAAAAGAGGGTCAAATCTATCGCCAAGAGTTTCAAAAGGGTATCCCCATTAGCGAGCTTGAAATCATTGGCAAAACCAAAAGCATTAAAGAAAGCGGCACGACTATTGAATTTTTCCCTGATGAAAGCGTGATGGAAGTCGTTGAATTTCAAGCGGGTATTTTGCAAAAACGCTTCAAAGAGATGGCGTATCTTAACGACGGCTTAAAAATTTCTTTCAAAGAAGAAAAAACCCAACTGCAAGAGACTTATTTCTATGAAGACGGCTTGAAACAATTCGTTAAAGACAGCGCTAAAAAAGAGTTGCTCACCCCCATTATTTCGTTTAAAAGCATGGATGAAGAAACGCGCACTTCTATAGAAGTCGCTCTAGCGTATGCTGATGATTACAACGAAAACACTTTAAGCTTTGTGAATAACATTAAAACTTCTGAGGGTGGCACGCATGAGGCGGGCTTTAAAATGGGCTTGTCTAAAGCGATTTTACAATATATTGACAATAACATTAAAACTAAAGAGTCACGCCCCATTTCTGAAGACATTAAAGAGGGGTTGATTGCGGTTGTGAGCTTGAAAATGAGTGAGCCTTTATTTGAGGGGCAGACTAAATCCAAACTCGGCAGTTCGTATGCGCGCGCGTTGGTTTCAAAATTAGTCTATGATAAGATCCATCAATTTTTAGAAGAAAACCCTAACGAAGCCAAAATCATTGCCAATAAAGCCCTACTAGCCGCAAAAGCCAGAGAAGCCAGCAAGAAAGCCAGAGAGCTTACAAGGAAAAAAGATAATTTGAGTGTCGGCACTTTGCCTGGAAAATTAGCCGATTGCCAGAGTAAAGACCCCTTAGAGAGTGAAATCTTTTTAGTGGAGGGCGATAGCGCGGGCGGGAGCGCTAAACAAGGGCGCGATAGGGCTTTCCAAGCGATCTTGCCATTAAAAGGTAAGATTTTAAATGTGGAAAAAAGCCATTTGTCAAAAATCCTGAAATCAGAAGAAATTAAAAACATGATCACGGCTTTTGGGTGCGGCATTCAAGAGAGTTTTGATATAGAAAGATTGCGCTATCATAAAATCATTATCATGACCGATGCTGATGTGGATGGGAGCCATATCCAAACCTTGCTGATGACTTTTTTCTATCGTTATTTACGCCCGCTGATTGAACAAGGGCATGTTTATATCGCTCAAGCCCCTCTTTACAAATACAAGAAAGGCAAGACAGAAATTTATCTTAAAGACGGCGTCGCTTTGGATCATTTTTTAATTGAGCATGGCATCAATTCGGTGGATATTGAAGGGATTGGCAAGAACGATTTGATGGGTTTGTTAAAAGTGGCGCGCCATTACCGCTACGCGCTTTTGGAATTAGAAAAACGCTACAATTTGCTAGAAATTTTACGCTTTTTGATTGAAACTAAGGACGCTTTAAGCCTTGATATGAAAGTTTTAGAAAAAAGCATTTTAGAAAAATTAGAGGGCTTGAATTATCAGATCTTACGCTCTTTTGCTACTGAAGAAAGCTTAAATTTGCATGCGCAAACCCCTAAAGGCTTGGTGGAATTTAACCTAGATGACAACCTCTTTAAAGAAGTGTTGTTTGAAGAAGCGAATTACACTTATCAAAAGCTTATGGAGTATAATTTAGATTTCTTGGAAAATAAGGATATTTTGGCGTTCTTAGAAGAAGTGGAAAATCACGCTAAAAAGGGAGCGAATATCCAGCGCTATAAGGGGCTAGGCGAGATGAACCCTAATGATTTATGGGAAACGACCATGCATAAAGAAAACCGCAGCTTAATCAAACTTAAAATTGAAGATTTAGAAAAAACCGATGCAGTCTTTTCGCTTTGCATGGGCGATGAAGTAGAGCCTAGAAGAGCCTTTATCCAAGCGCATGCTAAAGATGTAAAGCAGCTAGATGTGTAA
- the dnaN gene encoding DNA polymerase III subunit beta codes for MKISVSKNDLENTLRYLQAFLDKKDASSIASHIHLEVIKEKLFLKASDSDIGLKSYIFTQSSDKEGVGTINGKKFLDIISCLKDSNIILETKDDSLVIKQNKSSFKLPMFDADEFPEFPVIDPKVSLEVNAPFLTDAFKKIAPVIEQTSYKRELAGILMQFDQKHQTLSVVGTDTKRLSYTQLEKISIHSTEEDISCILPKRALLEILKLFYENFSFKSDGMLAVIENETHTFFTKLIDGNYPDYQKILPKEYTSSFTLGKEEFKESIKLCSSLSSTIKLTLEKNNALFESLDSEHSETAKTSVEIEKGLDIEKAFHLGVNAKFFLEALNALGTTQFVLKCNEPSSPFLIQEPLDEKQSHLNAKISTLMMPITL; via the coding sequence ATGAAAATCAGTGTTAGTAAAAACGATTTAGAAAATACTTTGCGCTACTTGCAAGCTTTTTTGGATAAAAAGGACGCTTCTTCTATCGCTTCACACATCCATTTAGAAGTCATTAAAGAAAAGCTTTTTTTAAAAGCCAGCGATTCAGATATTGGGCTAAAAAGCTATATTTTTACGCAATCTAGCGATAAAGAGGGCGTAGGCACGATCAACGGGAAAAAGTTTTTGGATATTATCTCATGTTTAAAAGACTCTAATATTATTTTAGAAACTAAAGATGACAGCTTGGTGATCAAACAAAATAAAAGCTCTTTCAAACTCCCCATGTTTGACGCTGATGAGTTCCCTGAATTCCCTGTTATTGATCCCAAAGTGAGTTTGGAAGTCAATGCCCCCTTTTTAACAGATGCGTTTAAAAAGATCGCTCCTGTGATTGAGCAAACCAGCTATAAAAGGGAATTAGCCGGTATTTTAATGCAATTTGATCAAAAACATCAAACCCTTTCAGTAGTAGGCACGGATACCAAACGGCTCTCTTACACGCAGTTAGAAAAAATCTCTATCCATTCCACCGAAGAAGACATCTCTTGTATTTTACCTAAAAGAGCTTTATTAGAAATCCTTAAGCTTTTTTATGAAAATTTCAGTTTTAAAAGCGATGGCATGTTAGCGGTAATTGAAAACGAAACGCACACTTTTTTCACCAAGCTCATTGATGGGAATTACCCCGATTATCAAAAAATCCTCCCTAAAGAATACACTTCTTCTTTCACATTAGGCAAGGAAGAATTTAAAGAGAGCATTAAGTTATGCAGTTCTTTAAGCTCCACCATTAAACTCACTTTAGAAAAAAACAACGCTTTGTTTGAATCTTTGGATTCTGAACATAGCGAAACGGCTAAAACCTCTGTTGAGATTGAAAAAGGTTTGGATATTGAAAAAGCCTTTCATTTGGGCGTGAACGCGAAATTTTTCCTTGAAGCCTTAAACGCTTTAGGGACAACGCAATTTGTTTTAAAATGCAATGAGCCTTCTTCGCCTTTTTTAATCCAAGAGCCTCTTGATGAAAAGCAAAGCCACTTGAACGCTAAAATCTCCACTTTGATGATGCCAATCACACTATAA
- a CDS encoding phospholipase A: protein MKSILLFMIFVVCQLEGKKFSQDNFKVDYNYYLRKQDLHIIKTQNDLSNAWYLPPQKAPKEHSWVDFAKKYLNMMDYLGTYFLPFYHSFTPIFQWYHPNINPYQRNEFKFQISFRVPVFRHILWTKGTLYLAYTQTNWFQIYNNPQSAPMRMINFMPELIYVYPINFKPFGGKIGNFSEIWIGWQHISNGVGGAQCYQPFNKEGNPENQFPGGPVIVKDYNGQKDVRWGGCRSVSAGQRPVFRLVWEKGGLKIMVAYWPYVPYDQSNPNLIDYMGYGNAKIDYRRGRHHFELQLYDIFTQYWRYDRWHGAFRLGYTYRINPFVGIYAQWFNGYGDGLYEYDVFSNRIGVGIRLNP, encoded by the coding sequence ATGAAAAGCATTTTGCTCTTTATGATTTTTGTAGTTTGTCAGTTAGAAGGCAAAAAATTTTCACAAGATAATTTTAAGGTGGATTATAACTACTATTTGCGCAAACAGGATTTGCACATCATTAAAACGCAAAACGATTTGTCCAATGCCTGGTATCTCCCTCCACAAAAAGCCCCCAAAGAACATTCTTGGGTGGATTTTGCTAAAAAATATTTAAACATGATGGATTATCTAGGCACTTATTTTTTGCCTTTTTATCATAGTTTCACCCCCATTTTTCAATGGTACCACCCCAATATCAACCCCTATCAACGCAATGAGTTTAAGTTCCAAATCAGTTTTAGAGTGCCTGTGTTTAGGCATATTCTTTGGACTAAAGGCACGCTTTATCTGGCTTATACCCAAACTAACTGGTTTCAAATTTACAATAACCCCCAATCCGCTCCCATGCGAATGATCAATTTCATGCCTGAACTCATTTATGTTTATCCTATCAATTTCAAACCTTTTGGGGGTAAAATAGGGAATTTTTCTGAGATTTGGATAGGTTGGCAACACATTTCTAATGGCGTGGGAGGCGCGCAATGTTATCAGCCTTTTAATAAAGAAGGTAATCCTGAAAACCAATTCCCAGGAGGACCTGTAATCGTTAAAGATTATAACGGGCAAAAAGATGTGCGCTGGGGGGGGTGTCGTTCGGTGAGCGCGGGGCAACGCCCTGTGTTTCGTTTGGTGTGGGAAAAGGGAGGCCTAAAAATCATGGTCGCTTATTGGCCCTATGTCCCTTATGATCAATCCAACCCTAATTTGATTGATTACATGGGGTATGGTAACGCTAAAATTGATTACAGGAGAGGGCGCCACCATTTTGAATTGCAACTTTATGATATTTTCACGCAATACTGGCGTTATGATCGCTGGCATGGAGCTTTCCGCTTAGGCTATACCTACCGTATTAACCCTTTTGTGGGGATTTATGCGCAGTGGTTTAACGGCTATGGCGATGGCTTGTATGAATACGATGTTTTTTCCAATCGTATAGGGGTAGGAATACGCTTAAACCCTTAA
- a CDS encoding sodium-dependent transporter, translated as MGKFSKLGFILATLGSSIGLGHIWRFPYMVGHNGGSAFVLLYLVLTLSLGIAMLLVEMLIGNLGKKDVVSNYQILDPKRKKYYPFTSFFILGGPLILSFYAVVLGWVLYYLFVVTFDLPKDLEQAKMQFGMLQNGSLIWPVIGFSACLLPTIWFVSRGIEEGIEKLNVVLMPLLFVIFIGLLIYAMTLESMPKALHFLFNFEIQKIDFKVVMDALGQMFFSLSLGVGTIITYSAFTPKRENLFKSSLFIVLPGILISLIAGVMIFTFVFEYHADVSQGPGLVFISLPLTFAKMGISGQIVSLFFFMALVFAGITSTVSLIEPLALYLINRFNFSRTQASLWIGIVVYVLGVLVILSMNERYAKFLSFAHKSVFGWLDFITSSFLMPLGGLFSVLFVGWILNKKRSFLATKHFFNANAFKAWHFSIRFIAPVVILAIFILQFK; from the coding sequence ATGGGAAAATTTTCTAAATTAGGCTTTATTTTAGCCACTTTGGGTAGCTCTATCGGTTTAGGGCATATTTGGCGCTTTCCTTATATGGTAGGTCATAATGGGGGGAGCGCGTTTGTGCTTTTATATCTGGTGCTAACCTTGAGTTTAGGCATTGCTATGCTTTTAGTAGAAATGCTGATTGGGAATTTGGGTAAAAAAGATGTTGTTTCTAATTATCAAATACTAGATCCTAAAAGGAAAAAATACTACCCTTTCACTTCTTTTTTTATTTTAGGCGGCCCTCTCATTTTATCCTTTTATGCGGTGGTGTTAGGTTGGGTGCTTTACTATCTTTTTGTAGTAACTTTTGATTTGCCTAAAGATTTAGAGCAAGCCAAAATGCAATTTGGCATGCTCCAAAATGGCAGTTTAATTTGGCCTGTTATTGGCTTTAGTGCATGCTTATTGCCGACAATATGGTTTGTTTCTAGGGGGATTGAAGAAGGGATTGAAAAATTAAATGTCGTGCTGATGCCCTTATTGTTTGTGATTTTCATAGGGCTTTTAATCTATGCGATGACTTTAGAAAGCATGCCTAAAGCTTTGCACTTTTTGTTTAATTTTGAGATTCAAAAGATTGATTTTAAGGTTGTTATGGACGCTTTAGGGCAGATGTTCTTTTCTTTGAGTTTGGGGGTAGGCACGATCATTACTTATTCAGCTTTTACGCCCAAAAGAGAAAACCTATTCAAAAGCTCTCTATTTATTGTATTACCGGGTATTTTAATCTCTCTCATTGCCGGGGTGATGATTTTTACCTTTGTGTTTGAATACCATGCAGATGTGTCTCAAGGGCCAGGGCTTGTTTTTATTTCCTTACCTTTGACTTTCGCTAAAATGGGGATAAGCGGGCAGATTGTCTCGCTTTTTTTCTTTATGGCACTTGTTTTTGCTGGGATCACTTCTACGGTTTCTTTGATAGAGCCTTTAGCGCTTTATCTGATCAATCGTTTTAATTTTTCGCGCACTCAAGCGTCGCTATGGATAGGGATTGTTGTGTATGTTTTAGGCGTTTTAGTCATTCTTTCTATGAATGAACGATACGCTAAGTTTTTGAGTTTTGCTCATAAGAGCGTGTTTGGGTGGCTGGATTTCATTACTTCTTCATTTTTAATGCCTTTGGGAGGCTTGTTTTCAGTCTTGTTTGTAGGATGGATTTTAAATAAAAAGCGCTCTTTTTTAGCCACGAAGCATTTCTTTAACGCAAACGCTTTTAAAGCGTGGCATTTTAGCATTCGTTTTATCGCGCCTGTAGTGATTTTAGCGATTTTCATCTTGCAATTTAAGTGA